The following is a genomic window from Labrus bergylta chromosome 2, fLabBer1.1, whole genome shotgun sequence.
ggaagaaaccagatcagaatctatttcatacatcttcatttaaatccagcatcagacaagaagcagagttcatcattcagaaacagtgagacagcttctgtgtgtctgtctgtacctcagtgtctccagtctgcagtgtggatcctccagtccagcagacagcagcttctctcctcgttctcctggatgattgtagctcaggtccagatgtctcaggggggaggagcttagagctgaggccagagacgcacaaccttcttctgtgatcagacagcctgacagactacacacacacacacacacacgcacacacgcacacacgcacacacgcacacacgcacacacgcacacacatacacacacacaatatgcttaacatccattggtccattcttctctgttttaccagtaacatcccatcataaccatgcagctgaacagaatagacttcataatctgatactaatcaatatttactctggtgacaaatagtgaaggtaagacagagcgtgagataaacacacagactgctttgacatcagcagtgatgtagaaacagttctgaactgtttcatctgaaataaagattctttagttctttatgttccaaacattatccatggtttgtttgttggtggggaaagaacttcatatttaactttctttattccagtccagcttcctcagactaaaagactgcgagctatagaacgagctcagagctttacagctttaatgtggaaacatacagtaaaactttaaaccaccaccaaggcccatttaataaatgattcatcaagaaaacatgatcttagatgaataatgtggatcagcagcacactaacctgagagtgtccagtctacagagtggactctttaatccagtagacagcagcttcactcctgaatcctgcaggttgttgttgctcaggtccagctctctcagactagaggactgggagctgaggactgaggacagagcttcacagcttctctctgagaggttacaaccactcagcctgaagaggattcagaagaacacaaatgaaagcaattacaaactatagttgttatttctgaatgaagagaactacatttgaactggatagttatgtgagcacgtacagagctttgtttgaagctttgatcacaggcagcagcctcagaagagcctcctctgaagcaaagtatttcttcaggtcaaacacgtccagatctttttctgatgacagtaagatgaagaccagagctgaccactgagcaggagacagtttatctgtggagagacgtcctgatctcagggactgttggatctcctccactagagaacgatcattcagttcattcagacagtggaacagattgatgcttttctctgcagacagatcctcactgatcttctccttgatgtacttgactgttttctgattggtctttgagccacttcctgtgtgtgtcagcagacctcgtgtgagattctgattggtctctgaagaaagaccgaggaggaagcggaggaacaagtccaggtgtccattaggactctgtaaggcctggtccacagcactctgatataaatgtgttggaATTCTGAATTCTTTAGACCACCTGAATGTTGTTTGatcttctgacatcagattgtctccagagttgatgaaggtcagatggacatgaagagcagccagaaactcctgaacactcagatggatgaagcagaacaccttgtcctggtacagtccgctctcctctttaaagatctgtgtgaacactcctgagtacactgaggctgcgtcgtgtggttatccagaggtgagcagagggaagcagtttccccctgatgaggttagtcagcagcacatccactgaggtggactctgtgacatcagtcagggtctcgttgtttttaaagtccagaggaagtcgacactcatccagaccgtcaaagatgaacacaacctggaactcttcaaacctgcagattcctgcttctttggtttcaggaaagaagtgatgaacaagttccaccaagctgaactttttctctttcagcacattcagctctctgaaagtgaatggaaatgtgaagtgtatgtcctggttgtctttctcttcagcccagtccagagtgaacttctgtgttaagactgttttcccgatgccagccactccctttgtcatcactcttctgattggttcatctcttccaggtgagactttaaagatgtcttcttgtctgatggttgtttctggtctgtctggtttcctggatgttgtttcaatctgtctgacctcgtgttcatcattgacctctccagtccctccctctgtgatgtagagctctgtgtagatctggttcagaagggttgggtttcctgctttagcaatcccctcaaacacacactggaacttctccttcaggttagatttgagtttttgttggcACACTGCACCAAAcgttcctgaataaagaaagaactgaaatcaatgaacagattctgatatagatgacatgactatctgagtttggaactttaaacctctttgtcctttttctaaaatactaaatctgttaaaatgttcttactgctctgcagacagtcagccagctcctcctgcttcattctcctcaggaagtggagagtgatcttcaaaaatgcctctttacagcttctcccctgctcttcatcctcactctgactctctaagcattctgggtaatctggactcagaaccctgtggactctcttcagctcgttcttcacaaaggtgatgatgttctcctccagcagctggaacagaaggagacactggatatttaatataaactggtagaactcaacatgtgattcatctgtcagtctgaaggtcagctggtctaaacagaacaataacttagcattaaattattgtaatggtagtgtattaattaacagtgtgttgaacacaccataaagatggagtccaggtctgttggattctgctggtctggttgatctctgtgaacgttggagctctcctgttgaactctgtgacaggacatattacacaagaatACAACgagatatatataatgaaactctgagccaagatatgagtctttaaacaacagagacataacattaacttgatttttaattctgaccttccatcagcaggacgtctaTCTTTAAACTCAACAAGGCAACccatagaccggtcactcttcatggacacatagctgggtccaggagagtctggtctctgtctcatcatcctgatacaaacaaacaaacaaagatcattttaatcagattgttccagtttaaagttaacagaagacgactcaaacataaacacagctcagaaagatgctgtggtttgttactgagatttacagatagcaacatgcagtaatatgatctcacagagagagagagagagagagagagaggaagggagggagataggagctcaaggtgccagttcccccggtagtctaagcctagcAGCATAACttggagctggtctacacctgtgtcagccctaactataagatttatcaaaaaggaaagctttaattctattcttaaaaataccgAGTGTGTCTGCCTTCcagaccccggctggaagatgattccagaggagaggagcccgataactgaaggctgaACTGTGCACCTCGGACATTGAGCTTCTGGCTGTCTCCCTTCACACTTTCTATCTCCCCAGAGAATTTCCTCAGCTTTTTCTCATCCTGGTTTACATCCACCCCAGAGCTAACGCAGCCACagccactgaacacatcacaaactTATTAAATAAACTGGAACTCATATCACCGGACTCTCCCAAATTCATCTTGGGCGATTTCAACCATTGCTCTCCTGAAAATGCACTAAAAGGCTACCAGCAGTACATTACATGCAGCACCCGCCTGAGGAAGACACTGGATAAATGCTATGGTTCAGCTCCTAACGCATACAGATCTgttgctctcccccctcttggctCTGCTGACCACCATGCCGTCCTGCTTGCTCCAGAATGCACTCCTGTCATAAAGAGGGTTGAGAAAGTTGTTAAGAACATCGAGCAGTGGACCAACGAAAGCATTCTTACACTACAACTATAAAAACTGCCAAGctcaagtacaagaacaaagtggaggaaaaattcACACAGGGAAACCTCCTCACAGCTTGGCAGGgcctcaaaaacatggctgctgtgaacactgctgctaccaacatcaaaaccatcgaggttgcaggcagcagctcttcttctctccccaaCGATCTCAACTCATTCTACACCAGATTCGAGAAGGACAACCCCACACAGCTGGAAGAAACAGTGTCCATGCTCAAGCCCAGTGACTCTAcactcaccttcagcagagaggatgtggtgagagcagctcacctggtccagacaacatcagtggccgcatcctgaagcactgtgccgagcagctagggggcgtgtttcagacccagttccagagctctatggacagcagcacagtcccccagctgtggaaacactccacagttATTCCCATCCCCAAGAAAAGCCCCGCCAAATCACTGAATGAGCTCAGGCCTGTGTCCCTCAcgtctctggtgatgaaggccatggagaggatcataaaacaacacatcatcagagaaaccgactcccagatggacccgctacaatttgcttatcatgcaggcagaggtgtcgatgatgcaaaaacattcataatagacACTGTTCACAAAAACCTAAAGCACCCCAACACCtcagccagactcctgtttgcagacttcttctctgcattcaacaccctgcagcctcacatcctggctgacaaactttcaacttgcttccatctgaacgaccagcttatcctgtggatattggactttctgaccaacagatcacagagagttctggtcaacaacaccttctccaacctccaacacacctcaactggctcccctcagggctgcgtgctctcacctctgctcttcatcctctacaccgatgactgcagaaccacacagccaaactgtcacctggtgaagtacgcggacgacacagttctcctgtctctgctgtcaggcccctctcagcaccatggaccagttcttcaggagtttgtggagtggtgtgacagctcctgcctcgaactgaacgtgagcaagaccaaagacatggtggtgaccttctccaacaagcagagggaactggctgcatcagcaatcaccacaatccatgggaatcctgtcgaactagtagaggagtataagtacctgggtaccatcttcgacagcctgctgaaattctcctccaacaccgaggagattctcaggaaatgtcagcagcgaaaATGCCTCCgaaggaagctcaattcctttggagtcagtaagaacattcttctgaccttctgctactccttcattgagagcattattactttttctataacctgctggttccactccaccaccctccagaacagaaaccgcctgcagagcacggtcacagtctgctctgagatcattggactacctgtaaggactttgacatcgatctatgagcaacagacaatcaggctagcaggtcggattatgcaggacccctcacacgctctcttcccagcgtttgagtggctcccctcaggacgtcggcttcgctgtccctgctgcaggacacagaggagaagagcaacctttgttcccagggctgtccagctcctcaactcctaccccccccccccaacagacacctctcacccaatgcagactctcagctgtgaactttgcttttttacttcctttatatttgacatgcaccttaactgcctctgctttatctggtctcatgcactacatcactttattctatccattttatatcagtattcatacagttctggttaatttattcctgttgtttcttatccatcattgcactacagtcactttatttatctcatttttaccttacagttatattgtatatattagttctgttgttccattattcaccgtgcaccttaataacttatcatttagtattttcctacttgcacatagctctgtatatatatatttatttctcatttactgcacatagttatggttacatctgtttacatctgttagtccgatcactgtccacttatatctactcttttatattttgtatttttaagttaagtttaagctttaagttgtatttaaattgacactttctattgaggttaaaatgttttgtttacttgcactgttgttaatttactgctctgtgtgcctttgaattgcccccccggggacaaataaagttttttgaactTGAATTATGCTTTCTAGCCCCTCCTTGTTCAAGCTTGGCGGGAGGGTAGCAGTAGGCGACCGTATCAGCTGGCCCCCTCCGCAGGGTCTGggggaaacagaaacagggTCATCACTGATGAGAAGTCAGCAGTAGGCGACCCTATCAGGGGCAGCCCTGCATCACACAATGACTGAAGtagaaaggaaggaaaaaaaaaagataatatatatagaaagaacaaaaaggatgagaaggaaaaaaaaaaagataatatatatagaaagaaaggggaaagaacaaaaaggatgagaaggaaaaaaaaaagaaacaaagaaagaaagaaaagaaaagaaaaatggaatgaaggaaagaagaaggacAAAAATAGGAATAGGGGTACAGAGGAGGGgaatggaaaaaacaaacaaaaaaaaaacacaagcttacactcgaattacacacacacacacacacacacacacacacacacacacacacacacacacacacacacacacacacacacacacacacacacacacacacacacacacacacacacacacacacacacacacacacacacacacacacacacacacacacacacacacacacacacacacacacacacacacacaccttgtatTGGCAtcatctaataaaaaaaataaaaaaatgaaggctctacctctcatcgtacatttagagactgtaggtaccacaggCAGCAACTACTATTAGGATACGGAACAGATCCAGATCAAGGACTAAACGTGCCTCAGTTGGACTCAGATACCATTCACTAAAACAAGGATCAAGTATTAAACTATGTAGTCCAGGAGAAAGTGTAGTCAGATATCAGTACAATGGTCAGCTGGATCAGCAGGATGTATGGACCAGGTAGGTTAGTGAACGTGACCTGAAGCTTTCAATGCCCAACATCTCACCAGCAGAACCTCATCAGGTTCAGGATCTGGGCTGTGGACAAAGTcaggacatccaacatccaccTCGTGGACCATAATCctctaatcacagtttttaaaccgtGGCTCCCATCCTTGATGGTGCATGCTTTAAAATGGacgtgcagaagcagactctcagtgaatgaaatctgatattgtggacagtatgtctgtttgttttggtcatcattgggagtgaggaaggagaggactttcattctacctgagggaaaaacaaaaatgttcattcattaaaattgctttaattggggtgctggtggcctagtggttagtgtgagTGTCCCATGTAGGGagactgtagccctccaagtgggtggctcaggttcaaatccgacctgtggctcctttcctgcatgtcattccccattctctctctccttgatttctgactctatctactgtcccgtctctaaataacggaacaaaaagccaaaaaataaatatttcctcagatttgtctctttttaaggtttggcctattattttgactttgtctaagaatatttagcttctttctagtagggctgtttttgctttgaagtcataaagtccatcacactgtcggctGGTTTTGTGTCAGGCAAGTTAAGTTCTGCCATGGTCGGGGAAATAGGGTGCAGGGAAagacccaaatgcagaaaaaaatggactcacagctgcaataaaatgattattttccacattttacagccttcaggaaggtcagggttcaaatacaaacacttcaaaagaaaaaacacaaaatagaaccaaagcacacaatgatcatgaagtggtaagaaaacaaaatgaaggtgatgaggaaaatgaagacaggtgagtagagtagaagggaaggtgtgggctattgaaacctagaagagaaggaggtgaattctgaggacctctggtggagaagtaggagaaacaggagaaaagtacgagtcctgggagaggtgaacatggactgaagactgagagtgatgtaaatggctgaggatgaaagagtgagcctacagaaaagaagaacagagctctttgtcaatttcagatctcaccttccatcagcaggacgtccatctttaaagtcaataaggCGTTCTATAGACCCGGCattcttcatggacacacagctgggtccaggagagtctggtctctgttcctgcatcctgatacaaacaaacaaacattattagttactgtgagcagcagatgagacagtgatgatgatgatgatgatgatgatgatgatgatgatgatgatgatgatgatgaaggtggagtgatgtgagtgctgagctgtgacatgaagaagagtcatggacagttagagatcctcacctcagagcttcatgttcctcacacagagaggttttagagggagggactccctcctctgtgtcctcacactgatccatagcagagcgccccctgctgggagagctgcactctgtcactacaacaacactgatggagttcagctgctgaagtcacatccagtcTTCAGATGTgtagaaaacaaagagaagaagctgctgattcaccttcatcatcatcatcacctcactgtcagtctacaaacatcacatctacctggttcaccttcatcatcatcatcacctcactgtcagtctacaaacatcacatctacctggttcaccttcatcatcatcatcacctcactgtcagtctacaaacatcacatctacctggttcaccttcaaaaagggaaagcagCACCAGCAAAACCATGGTTATCTTATGGTCCAGCGTGATTGCTGGGcgctcttctttgctgctgcaagacacatttttctagcAGTTTTTGGGTAcgcataaaagtttaaacattttcaacttttttgatcaagaagcagagtctcagcgatcgtcaatgtcacttaaagtagccaatcaaatcaagtaggTTTGACCTCcactttttatgacattttcccctcctcctcttggagcaaacatatttcatttggtcgcccgtatgcacacacagccctgctccACAGGCGCTCCCAGCTGTTCTTTCCTCAGCTGcgttcaggtgtttttttgagGCGAGTTGCGCCTCTGTGTGATCGGGTCCTAAGGGGGCCccgtctgacagcactcactctcatcgctctgctaagagtcacatgatttattcctgtgaaatgaattatttgtctgagagtgaaaacagaggagcagtggtggagcagatagtgaagatgaaatgtaacagtaaaTGACCGAATGCTGCGAGTCTAGTCTTAACTATCGGGGAgagatgttctttatgttggaaataatacttctgtgaactttgaagataaatgtttatacagagcatttttttgtaggtgtcagattattGATCACATATTGGTGATGAATGGTTGGAGGACCCCCCTGTGAAGGGGCCCAACAGACTGAATAATCCCCATTGGTTAGATCAATCTGACACAGCTATCTGACTGGAAGGAGACATTCAATAAGAGCTGATCATAGAGAATaactacagcagacagagtttgtctttataaatctatctactagaatcacacactctgatttcactgcagtaattctacttatagagctgcataataaggtctctggtctgtgctgatctctgctgtgggtgcagcagagatcagctgttccctTCTGCAGAGCTCCACGTCGAAAATGCATTCAACTGCAGGACTTGGACCTTTCGAGGCTTCTAGCACTTTCAATATtccagtaaaaatgtctttccgaTATCACCAAGGCTCAAAATCCCGATCTGCCACTGAACGTCGCAGCGGTGTAAACTCTAGTGACCTCCGCTCTCTGCCATGGACGCCACTAGCGCACGTCAGTAATGCGGCCCCGATTAAACTGGCTCTGATAAATGCCAGATCAGCGctaaataagacttttattcTTAACGACTTTTTCACATCCCAGGGCCTAGATTTCCTTCTGGTGACTGAAACTTGACCGAACTCCAATGATGTAAGTCCACTTATTGAGCTTTCTCCAAATGAATGTTCCTTCTTTAACACGCCACGACCCTCCGGACGGGGCGGGGGTCtggcagcagtttttaaaaacaaagtgggtACAGCAAACCCTCTTCTTATCATCATATTATATCGTCCTCCaaaatcagataaacattttatcactgaGTTTGCAGACCTCTTATCGCAAATTGTGCCATCATTTGAAAGAATTTTAATACTGGGTGATTTTAATATCCATGTATGTTGTCTGTCAAAACCACTTGTCGGTgaatttttaaacctgattgaatcatttaattttgcacagcatgtcTCAGGTCCCACTCATAAACATGGCCACACTTTGGACTTGGTCTGTCTTGTGGTCTTCCTGTTAACAATTTGGAAATAATGGACCCTTGTCTTTCAGATCACAGTgccattatttttaatgtgtctctctctgacctgtcatCAAATGGTCTCCTCCCCATGCGTTACTCTCATTACATTAACTCTTCCACTGCCAGTTTATTCTCAGCTGCTTTCTTAGCTGCTCAAGATACTCTGTCCATTGAAAATATTCCTACTGAACTCTGCACTGAGGAtcacattcaattatttaatgCTACCTGCTCCTCAATTCTCAACCATATTGCTCctctcaagataaaaaaacCAAAGCCTAAATCACAGTCTTGGATTATTGAATCCACTAGAGCCctaaggaggagctgcagacaagCTGAACGCAAGTGGAAGCAGGATAAGCTTCAAATCTCACATGACATCCTTAAAGAGCGGCTGATCAGCTACCAAATTGCAGTCAAGGCAGcgagagcaaaacatttctcagatatCATCTCAAAAGATCACCATAATCCTAAAGTCCTATTCAATATTATAAACTCTCTCACCTGCCCCCTTCCTGGATCCTCTCTAGACACTCCCCTTAGTAGAGCAGAAGACTTCCTAAAGTTCTTCACTGAAAAAGTTGCTGgcattagaaaaaatatctcaGCCCCTACCAGGCACATCTCAGCCTCCCCGCCCTTCAACTGCTCTGCCCAGTTAAACTGTTTTGAGCCTATCACCTTAACCTCACTCAAAGAGacggtttttaaaatgaaatctgccaCCTGCCCCAGTGACATAGTACCTACCAAGCTCTCCTCAAAGATTCCTTTGATATTACCGGCCCTTTTATCCTCTCCATTATAAACAGCTGTATGTCAACTGGTGCTGTTCCTCCCTCATTTAAACATGCTATAGTGCagcccttgttaaaaaaaacccaacctgGACCCCATACCACTTTCCAACTACAGACCCATCTCAAAACTACCCTTCCTTTCTAAGGTGCTAGAAAAGGTTATTCTGGAGAAATTGCTACCCTACCTTCATCATAATAGTATTTTAGACAAATTTCAATCAGGTTTCAGAGCAGCCCATAGCACAGAATCTACACTTCTCAAAATCCACAACGACCTTCTGCTTACAATGGACTCTGGAAACTGTGCTTTCCTGATCTCACTGGACCTTACTGCAGCATTTGACACTGTCGACCACACAATTTTAATGAATCGCCTGTAGCATTGGGTTGGTGTTGGGGGCACAGCCCTGACTTGGTTTACATCATACCTGAACAACAGAACCTTCTCTGTAAACTTAACTAACGCCACATCCTCCCAATCTGGTCTGAGCTGTAGGATACCACAGGGATCCATCCTAGGCCCTCTGCTATTTTCACTATACATGCTCCCATTGGGTCAAATTATCCAGAAGCACAACCTCTCATACCACTTCTATGCAGATGACAATCAGCTTTATCTACCggtcaaaccaaacaatctcGCAGAACTCACCTCTCTTATACAATGCCTTGAAGGCATAAAACACTGGATGGCCCATAACTTCCTAcaattaaatgagtcaaaaaccgaagctgttgtttttggccACCCCGACATCATCAAACAGGTCGCCAACAGCTTAGGTCAGTTATACAGCCACATTAGGCCCCACGACAGGAACCTTGGCTTTATCTTCGACTCAGGCTTTACATTTGATC
Proteins encoded in this region:
- the LOC136181147 gene encoding tripartite motif-containing protein 16-like produces the protein MSEDQTTFRWSKEFRIPTHLYQSAVDQALQSPNGHLDLFLRFLLGLSSETNQNLTRGLLTHTGSGSKTNQKTVKYIKEKISEDLSAEKSINLFHCLNELNDRSLVEEIQQSLRSGRLSTDKLSPAQWSALVFILLSSEKDLDVFDLKKYFASEEALLRLLPVIKASNKALLSGCNLSERSCEALSSVLSSQSSSLRELDLSNNNLQDSGVKLLSTGLKSPLCRLDTLSLSGCLITEEGCASLASALSSSPLRHLDLSYNHPGERGEKLLSAGLEDPHCRLETLRLDHSGLHRLDPGPRKYACELELDTNTVSRKLKLSDNNRKVSRVEELQSYPHQPDRFDNFWPQLLCRTGLTGRCYWEVEWRGKVYVSVSYRGIRSRGDRNKCWFGFNDQSWSLICSDRGYSVYHNNIRTEISSSSSSSSSSSSSSSSSVSHRVAVYVDCPAGSLSFYRVSSDTLIHLHTFNTTFTEPLYPGFGFWFPGSSVSLCRLSV